Proteins co-encoded in one Phytoactinopolyspora mesophila genomic window:
- a CDS encoding extracellular solute-binding protein has protein sequence MRPAPVRWLVLVAAAGLTLAACASGTGNDNAGDNDNPDDSTVEGSSAFDPDAELSGNMTIMGFALGDEIAEIRYDDAVAAIEPVDVSLAEGELDIQQFLSAMATGEPPDLIRPNRDQIGTFASRGAIMPLNECVDGEGIDVSMYREAAVEQVTFEGQLYAIPEFNQVQITMANADLLDEAGLTLDDVDGSDWEAIEAATEAMYEQDGGRLSVIGFDSKLPEFLPLWVRANGGQLLSDDGRTAHLDDPKVVEALEWAVGIYELQGGFGTVKAVRDSADFFGNGNQFAAGELGAMQFEQWYVNVLNDVSPDAPLAFTTAKDRQGQPIAYSSGSAWAISADADNPEAACRFIKTMTAPETWMKAAQARADARAEDGKPFTGLLTGNAVADQEIYDALVEPSGDAKWDAAIEATYEANEHTTSLPANPADAEFKTAWQDAVNRVLNGQQEPQAAMEQAQQEAQSALDEAWAAWDED, from the coding sequence ATGAGACCTGCACCCGTCCGGTGGTTGGTTCTGGTGGCGGCCGCAGGTTTGACCCTCGCGGCATGCGCCAGCGGTACCGGGAACGACAACGCCGGCGACAATGACAATCCGGACGACAGCACCGTTGAAGGCAGCTCTGCATTCGATCCGGACGCCGAGCTCAGCGGCAACATGACGATCATGGGCTTCGCTCTCGGTGATGAGATCGCCGAGATCCGCTACGACGACGCCGTAGCAGCCATCGAGCCGGTAGACGTCAGCCTGGCCGAGGGCGAACTGGACATCCAGCAGTTTCTCTCCGCGATGGCCACCGGCGAGCCGCCGGACCTGATCCGGCCCAACCGCGACCAGATCGGAACGTTCGCCTCCAGGGGCGCGATCATGCCGCTCAACGAGTGTGTCGACGGTGAGGGCATCGACGTCTCGATGTACCGCGAAGCCGCTGTCGAGCAGGTCACGTTCGAAGGCCAGCTCTACGCGATCCCCGAGTTCAACCAGGTGCAGATCACCATGGCGAACGCGGATCTGCTGGACGAGGCCGGTCTGACGCTGGACGACGTCGACGGATCCGACTGGGAGGCGATCGAGGCGGCCACCGAGGCGATGTACGAGCAGGACGGCGGCCGGCTTTCCGTCATCGGCTTCGACAGCAAACTCCCCGAGTTCCTCCCGCTGTGGGTTCGCGCCAACGGCGGGCAGCTGCTCTCCGACGACGGCAGGACGGCCCACCTTGATGACCCCAAGGTCGTGGAAGCGCTCGAGTGGGCCGTCGGCATCTATGAACTGCAGGGTGGCTTCGGCACCGTGAAGGCGGTCCGGGACTCCGCTGACTTCTTCGGCAACGGCAACCAGTTCGCCGCCGGCGAGCTGGGCGCCATGCAGTTCGAACAGTGGTACGTCAACGTGCTCAACGACGTCTCACCGGACGCACCACTGGCGTTCACCACGGCCAAGGACCGGCAGGGCCAGCCGATCGCCTACTCCTCCGGTTCCGCATGGGCCATCTCGGCCGACGCCGACAACCCGGAGGCGGCCTGCCGGTTCATCAAGACCATGACAGCCCCCGAAACCTGGATGAAAGCGGCGCAGGCACGGGCCGACGCGCGGGCCGAGGACGGCAAGCCGTTCACCGGGCTGCTCACCGGCAACGCCGTGGCCGACCAGGAGATCTACGACGCGTTGGTGGAGCCCAGCGGTGACGCCAAGTGGGACGCCGCGATCGAGGCCACGTACGAGGCCAACGAGCACACCACGAGTCTCCCCGCCAACCCGGCCGACGCGGAATTCAAGACCGCCTGGCAGGACGCCGTCAACCGGGTCCTGAACGGTCAGCAAGAGCCGCAGGCAGCGATGGAACAAGCCCAGCAGGAAGCGCAAAGCGCTCT
- a CDS encoding aspartate/glutamate racemase family protein, producing MTGPARRLGLVHTVPALAPVFHDLILDAAGQLDVAVELIHLTDPWLLHAAMSAGVTPDVLVRLDSHVAHLRSQGAAGILVTCSSLGEATEEIPAAHSGTPVIRIDQAMADHAVELAGDNGRIAVLATVDSTIGPTVRLLRRSGTQAGMAMSIETETLTAAGQARAAGDDQRHDALVVQAAVRWAVPERADVVVLAQASMAHLADEVADAGRVAVVSSPRLAVGRLLARRHV from the coding sequence ATGACGGGGCCGGCGCGCCGACTGGGTCTGGTGCACACCGTTCCAGCGCTGGCGCCCGTGTTTCATGATCTGATCCTCGACGCTGCCGGCCAGCTCGACGTGGCGGTCGAGCTGATTCATCTCACCGATCCGTGGCTGCTTCATGCGGCGATGTCCGCCGGTGTGACGCCGGACGTCCTGGTCCGGCTGGACTCACACGTCGCCCACCTTCGATCGCAAGGGGCCGCGGGCATTCTGGTGACATGCTCGTCGCTGGGGGAGGCGACCGAAGAGATCCCAGCGGCGCACAGCGGCACCCCGGTGATACGGATCGACCAGGCGATGGCCGACCACGCCGTCGAGCTGGCCGGCGACAATGGACGCATCGCCGTGCTCGCCACTGTGGACAGCACTATCGGCCCGACGGTGCGGCTGCTCAGACGTAGTGGCACGCAGGCAGGGATGGCCATGAGCATCGAGACCGAGACTCTCACCGCGGCCGGCCAGGCGCGCGCGGCCGGAGACGATCAGCGGCACGACGCGCTGGTTGTCCAGGCGGCCGTGCGGTGGGCCGTGCCGGAGCGGGCCGACGTCGTGGTGCTGGCGCAGGCTTCGATGGCCCACCTGGCGGACGAGGTGGCCGATGCGGGACGTGTCGCGGTGGTGAGTTCCCCGCGGCTGGCGGTGGGACGCCTGCTGGCCCGTCGCCACGTGTGA
- a CDS encoding LacI family DNA-binding transcriptional regulator has product MASIHDVARVSGVSISTVSYALSGKRPVSEATRARIAKAAKELGYQPNARGRMLAGRRTQLLALTAPLHAETSAPAHMAFVLAVVTAARRYDYDVILLTEEEATGGLSRVTSSKLADGIVVLDVAIDDHRVDLIRDLDIPAVLIGVPGNTAGLVCVDLDFEAAARLAVDQLADNGHTSLALLGEPHAVYERGSNYPRRFRDALLTHAAARSVDCIFVESSKNPVDVRAAIDTALAAEPRPTGLVMQCAEPSQVTTLEHLAARGVRIPAELSVISAASTFDTSRFTPPLDVIPLVPAETSDRAIDLLMTTFSKRHEPVVELLAPRYFANGSVGPPPARSIPRPHTN; this is encoded by the coding sequence ATGGCATCGATCCACGACGTAGCGCGGGTATCCGGCGTGTCGATCAGCACCGTCTCTTACGCGCTCAGTGGTAAGCGCCCGGTTTCCGAGGCCACCCGGGCCCGGATCGCCAAGGCCGCGAAAGAACTCGGCTACCAGCCGAATGCCCGCGGACGGATGCTCGCCGGACGCCGAACCCAACTACTCGCCCTGACCGCCCCGCTGCATGCGGAGACGTCGGCGCCAGCTCACATGGCCTTCGTCCTTGCGGTCGTGACAGCCGCGCGCCGATACGACTACGACGTCATCCTGCTCACCGAAGAGGAAGCGACCGGAGGCCTGAGCCGGGTCACCTCGAGCAAGCTCGCGGACGGCATCGTCGTCCTCGATGTCGCCATCGACGACCACCGCGTCGATCTCATCCGTGACCTCGACATCCCTGCCGTGTTGATCGGGGTGCCCGGCAACACGGCAGGCCTCGTCTGCGTCGACCTGGATTTCGAGGCGGCAGCTCGCCTGGCCGTCGACCAACTGGCCGACAACGGACACACCTCACTTGCCCTGCTCGGCGAGCCGCATGCCGTTTACGAGCGTGGCTCGAACTATCCACGACGTTTCCGGGACGCCCTTCTGACCCATGCCGCGGCCCGGAGCGTCGACTGCATCTTCGTCGAGTCGTCCAAGAACCCGGTCGACGTACGCGCTGCCATCGACACCGCACTAGCGGCCGAACCTCGCCCCACCGGCCTGGTGATGCAGTGTGCGGAACCCAGCCAGGTGACCACACTGGAGCATCTCGCTGCCCGGGGCGTACGGATTCCAGCCGAGCTGTCGGTGATCTCGGCCGCTTCCACCTTCGACACATCGCGGTTCACACCGCCGCTTGATGTCATACCGCTGGTCCCGGCAGAGACATCAGACCGCGCCATCGACCTTTTGATGACCACTTTCAGTAAACGGCATGAGCCGGTAGTCGAACTACTCGCGCCGCGCTACTTCGCGAACGGTTCCGTCGGGCCGCCGCCGGCGCGGTCCATTCCTCGCCCCCATACCAACTGA
- a CDS encoding beta-galactosidase yields MPADPSGQRLARWHDRLAFGGDYNPEQWPEETWHEDVRLMRAAGVNTATVGVFSWSMLEPAERVYDFGWLDRIMDLLHENGIRVVLATPTASPPPWFTLAHPEALPVTPAGVRLIHGSRDTYNPAAPAYRAAARRIARAMAERYATHPALAMWHVHNEYGTVSYGPVTDDAFRAWLQQRYGSLDVVNRTWNTAFWSQRYGRWEEIFAPQATQYLPNPGQVLDFKRFSADVLTQCLDDQVAILRETTPDIPITTNFILPTWNNYDQWAFARRIDQVSIDHYLDERGPKGEIHVAFGADLARSFNDGRPWLLMEQATSLIYDYAGGRMHVKEPGRMRRNTLQYLARGATGSLFFQWRSPQVGAEFFHSAMVPHAGPDSRIFREITELGADLAKLAELAEPPSQGPVNDHKVAIFWQADAWWAAETRSMPSSDTGFLEAVRRAHTALWNLGINADVVDPDGDLSRYDLILIPSMLAVSDAQAAAAGAYVRAGGHLVVWHFSGTTDEHLWVRPGGYTGAFAATLGIRVEEHVPLAAEDSLTLDDASECGSWSELVHLTGAEAVARYDTGAHPVIPAGSAAITRHRLGAGVAHYFSTRLADDALERHLDRIRTEAGVEPVHKAAGRGVEVLRRRAGNRDYLFLFNHTSEPISAVLTGTDVLKRQELDGPVTVAAGEAVVVREPGRTP; encoded by the coding sequence ATGCCGGCTGACCCCAGCGGCCAGCGGCTGGCCAGGTGGCACGACCGTCTCGCATTCGGCGGCGACTACAACCCCGAGCAATGGCCGGAAGAGACCTGGCACGAGGACGTCCGGCTGATGCGGGCGGCCGGTGTCAACACCGCCACAGTCGGCGTCTTCTCGTGGTCGATGCTGGAACCGGCCGAGCGTGTCTACGATTTTGGCTGGCTCGACCGGATCATGGACCTGCTCCACGAGAACGGCATCCGTGTCGTCCTTGCCACCCCCACCGCGTCGCCGCCGCCCTGGTTCACCCTCGCGCACCCCGAAGCGCTGCCTGTCACCCCGGCGGGCGTCCGGCTGATTCACGGCAGCCGGGACACCTACAACCCCGCCGCACCCGCGTACCGGGCCGCAGCCCGAAGAATCGCCCGCGCGATGGCCGAACGCTACGCCACCCACCCGGCTCTCGCCATGTGGCACGTCCACAACGAGTACGGCACCGTCTCCTACGGCCCCGTCACCGACGACGCGTTCCGGGCATGGCTCCAGCAGCGCTACGGCAGCCTCGACGTGGTCAACCGGACGTGGAACACCGCCTTCTGGTCACAACGGTACGGCCGGTGGGAAGAGATCTTCGCCCCGCAAGCCACGCAGTACCTGCCCAACCCCGGGCAGGTACTGGACTTCAAACGCTTCAGCGCCGACGTGCTCACCCAATGCCTGGACGACCAGGTGGCGATCCTCCGCGAGACGACGCCGGACATCCCCATCACCACCAACTTCATACTGCCCACCTGGAACAACTATGACCAGTGGGCCTTCGCCCGGCGGATCGACCAGGTGTCGATCGACCATTACCTGGACGAACGCGGCCCGAAGGGTGAAATCCACGTCGCCTTCGGCGCCGACCTGGCCCGCAGCTTCAACGACGGCCGGCCGTGGCTGCTCATGGAGCAGGCCACCAGCCTCATCTACGACTACGCCGGCGGCCGCATGCATGTGAAAGAACCGGGACGGATGCGGCGGAACACACTGCAGTACCTGGCACGCGGCGCGACCGGCTCGCTGTTCTTCCAATGGCGTTCTCCCCAGGTAGGCGCCGAGTTCTTCCACTCGGCGATGGTCCCCCACGCCGGCCCGGACAGCCGGATCTTCCGGGAGATCACCGAACTCGGTGCGGACCTGGCCAAGCTGGCCGAGCTCGCCGAGCCACCTTCCCAGGGCCCGGTCAACGACCACAAGGTGGCGATCTTCTGGCAGGCCGACGCTTGGTGGGCCGCGGAGACCCGGTCGATGCCGTCATCCGACACCGGCTTCCTCGAAGCCGTGCGCCGGGCTCATACCGCCCTCTGGAATCTGGGCATCAACGCCGACGTCGTCGATCCCGACGGCGACCTCAGCCGCTACGACCTCATCCTGATCCCCAGCATGCTGGCCGTCAGCGACGCACAAGCAGCGGCCGCCGGCGCATACGTGCGCGCCGGCGGGCACCTGGTCGTCTGGCACTTCTCAGGCACTACCGACGAGCACCTGTGGGTCCGGCCCGGCGGCTATACAGGTGCCTTCGCGGCCACGCTCGGCATCCGGGTCGAAGAACACGTTCCACTAGCCGCCGAAGACTCCCTGACCTTGGACGACGCGAGCGAGTGCGGTTCCTGGAGCGAGCTCGTCCATCTCACCGGGGCCGAGGCCGTCGCACGATACGACACTGGAGCCCACCCGGTGATTCCAGCCGGGTCGGCGGCCATTACCCGCCACCGTCTGGGCGCCGGCGTAGCTCACTATTTCTCGACCCGGCTGGCCGACGACGCGTTGGAGCGGCACCTCGACAGGATCCGCACCGAGGCCGGCGTCGAGCCGGTCCACAAAGCGGCCGGCCGCGGCGTCGAGGTGCTCCGCCGCCGCGCGGGCAATCGCGACTACCTGTTCTTGTTCAACCACACCTCCGAGCCGATCTCGGCCGTCCTCACCGGCACCGACGTGTTGAAGAGGCAGGAACTGGACGGTCCGGTCACGGTGGCGGCGGGCGAGGCCGTCGTCGTCCGCGAGCCCGGAAGAACGCCCTGA
- a CDS encoding ABC transporter substrate-binding protein, producing MGLNLKSRLGTALVLSAGSALFLAACGSDNSGDDDSGTAADEGPVTIEFWGWVPGLEEAVEQWNDENPNIQVDFFRMTGDDGDKIPAAIDAGTAPDVVQMSVHSLPGHIVNNRLSDLTEVAGHLEDHFTPSAWGSVVFDGTLYAIPQDSGPTGLMYRKDIFDEHGIDVPTTWDEFIEAGRELKDADPDITIAQFSPNEIGFWVQSVWQNGGSWNGIEGDAWTVNVADPESLEVAEVWQTLLDEDLVTTVEMWTPEYWAEINAGTIATVNYAAWFPVLLEDSAESTAGNWAVAPSPTFEGSDAAGDTGGSVNVIPTGTEHVEQAAAFVEWLNTSEDGLEHLINGGIFPSAVAGLEHENLLTEEEFFGGQVINEVFAEAALTVPATWVDGPTYDLIQDAFRDEFAQVANGRKTFAEALEDLHARTVADLTDMGLSVHE from the coding sequence ATGGGACTGAACCTGAAGAGCCGACTCGGAACCGCGCTCGTCCTGTCCGCGGGATCGGCGTTGTTTCTCGCCGCCTGTGGCAGCGACAACTCCGGCGACGACGACTCCGGCACCGCGGCCGATGAGGGCCCCGTCACCATCGAGTTCTGGGGCTGGGTGCCCGGTCTGGAGGAAGCCGTCGAACAGTGGAACGACGAGAACCCGAACATCCAGGTCGACTTCTTCCGGATGACCGGTGACGACGGTGACAAGATTCCCGCCGCGATCGACGCCGGCACCGCTCCCGATGTGGTGCAGATGTCGGTCCATTCGCTCCCAGGCCACATCGTCAACAACCGTCTCAGTGACCTGACCGAGGTGGCAGGCCACTTGGAGGACCACTTCACGCCCAGCGCATGGGGGTCCGTGGTCTTCGACGGCACCCTGTATGCGATTCCGCAGGACTCCGGCCCGACCGGACTGATGTACCGCAAGGACATTTTCGATGAGCACGGCATCGACGTCCCCACAACCTGGGACGAGTTCATCGAAGCCGGCCGTGAACTGAAGGACGCCGATCCCGACATCACCATCGCCCAGTTCTCCCCCAACGAGATCGGCTTCTGGGTTCAGAGCGTGTGGCAGAACGGCGGCAGCTGGAACGGTATCGAGGGCGACGCGTGGACCGTCAATGTCGCCGATCCGGAAAGCCTCGAGGTAGCGGAGGTGTGGCAGACACTGCTCGACGAGGACCTGGTCACCACGGTCGAGATGTGGACGCCGGAGTACTGGGCGGAGATCAACGCGGGCACCATCGCCACCGTGAACTACGCGGCATGGTTCCCGGTGCTGCTCGAAGACAGCGCCGAGTCGACCGCCGGCAACTGGGCGGTCGCGCCGAGTCCCACCTTCGAAGGGTCGGACGCCGCCGGTGACACCGGCGGCAGCGTGAACGTCATCCCGACGGGCACCGAACACGTCGAGCAGGCGGCCGCCTTCGTCGAGTGGCTGAACACGAGTGAGGACGGCCTGGAGCACCTGATCAACGGCGGCATCTTCCCATCCGCGGTGGCAGGTCTCGAGCACGAGAACCTGCTGACCGAAGAAGAGTTCTTCGGTGGTCAGGTCATCAACGAGGTCTTCGCCGAAGCCGCGCTCACAGTCCCCGCCACCTGGGTCGACGGCCCCACATACGATCTCATCCAGGACGCCTTCAGGGACGAGTTCGCGCAGGTGGCGAACGGACGCAAGACATTCGCCGAAGCTCTGGAGGACCTCCACGCGCGGACCGTCGCAGACCTCACGGACATGGGTCTGAGCGTTCACGAATGA
- a CDS encoding carbohydrate ABC transporter permease, with protein MSISTSTTPAGSRRAWRSGVRWAPYVFLAPFVTLFLVFLVAPIVTALYTSFFSVERSGLGFGNANESVFVGFDNYVRAFSHTGFITSFGRVLLFGIVQVPVMLTLAIALALLFDSATVRWKRFFQLSVFIPYAVPAVVATLLWGFLYQPRVSPIVELLQSIGVSVDFLAPGTVLWAIANVSIWSVTGVNMIIIFAALQTVQRDVYEAARIDGASELRMALQIKLPMVLPAVFLTTLFSIIGTLQLFNEPMTLRSVTSNVTGDYTPNMAVFSATTLGGNLNLGSAMAIILGLVTFALSIIVSVASNRRKGAAA; from the coding sequence ATGAGCATCAGCACCTCCACGACCCCGGCCGGATCCCGCCGCGCATGGCGCAGCGGGGTCCGCTGGGCGCCGTACGTGTTTCTCGCGCCGTTCGTGACGTTGTTCCTGGTGTTCCTCGTCGCCCCGATCGTCACTGCGCTGTACACCAGCTTCTTCTCGGTGGAGCGAAGCGGCCTGGGATTCGGCAACGCGAACGAAAGTGTCTTCGTCGGCTTCGACAATTATGTCCGGGCCTTCTCCCACACCGGATTCATCACCAGTTTCGGCCGGGTGCTGCTCTTCGGGATCGTTCAGGTCCCGGTCATGTTGACGCTGGCGATCGCGTTGGCGCTGCTCTTCGACTCCGCCACGGTGCGCTGGAAGCGGTTCTTTCAGCTGAGTGTGTTCATTCCGTACGCGGTGCCGGCGGTCGTCGCCACACTGCTCTGGGGGTTTCTCTATCAGCCCCGGGTGAGCCCGATCGTGGAGCTGCTCCAGTCGATCGGGGTGAGCGTCGATTTCCTCGCGCCGGGCACGGTGCTGTGGGCGATCGCCAACGTCAGCATCTGGTCAGTGACCGGCGTCAACATGATCATCATCTTCGCCGCTCTCCAGACAGTGCAACGCGATGTGTACGAGGCGGCCCGGATCGACGGTGCGAGTGAGCTCCGGATGGCGCTGCAGATCAAACTGCCGATGGTGCTCCCAGCGGTGTTCCTGACCACGCTGTTCTCCATCATCGGAACGCTGCAGCTCTTCAACGAGCCGATGACGCTCCGGTCGGTGACATCGAACGTCACCGGCGATTACACCCCGAACATGGCCGTCTTCTCCGCCACCACCCTGGGTGGAAACCTCAACCTCGGCTCCGCCATGGCGATCATCCTCGGACTGGTGACCTTCGCGCTGTCGATCATCGTCTCGGTGGCCTCGAACCGCAGGAAGGGGGCCGCAGCGTGA